In Ursus arctos isolate Adak ecotype North America unplaced genomic scaffold, UrsArc2.0 scaffold_2, whole genome shotgun sequence, the genomic stretch CACCCTGGGATTTGTAGTTCTCGACATGGAGCGAGCTGTGCCACACGCCGTACCTCTGGGTCAGGTGAGGCGGGCGTGGTGCGCGGTGCCTTCTGGGGTTTGTAGTGTATGCCCGGCtcggaaggggcaggagggagggtaACCCAGCAAGACCTTAGGAGCCTAACGGGAAAGTTGGAGGGTAGGGATTAGAAGTCAGTATGTTTTTCTGTATTGGGGTAATGGAGCCACTTTTTAAGTGCTTTTAAGAGGCAGCTGTATGCGAAGCTCTAGATACAGGAGCTCGGACACCTGTGACAAAGTCTCCCATGAGCTCCATTTGACACCTGAGGAACCTTGGAGGCCAGGCTGGGTGCTTGCTCAAGGTCCTGGTAGACGTCACGCCTCAACTTGCCCGCTTCCTCACCCTGTGCTTGGAGCAACCCCTGGGACAGTGTGGGCAGGCACCCCCTTGGTGGGCCACCTCAAAGAATGACTACGCGttctgggcaggggaggcaggaaggagtcTGACTCTCAGGTCCTGCATGTCCCAGGTAGCTTCATGCAGCCTCTCCCCACAGATGGAAGTGTTTCAGGCCCTACAGCGGCTCCACATGACCATTTTCTCCCAGAGTGTGTCACCCTGCGGGAAGTTCCTGGCAGCTGGGAACAATTACGGGCAGATAGCCATCTTCAggtacccccacccctgctcccaccaCTGGGTAGCTCTAGCACTTGTACCCCCTGGGACTGACGTCCCCTGCTTCTGACTCTCAggctgccctcccctctcccttcagcTTGTCTGCTGCTTTGAGCTCTGAGGccaaagaagaaagtaagaatCCTGTGGTCACATTCCAAGGTGCGTGCAGCCATTCAGTCTGGCTTATAGAACCCCGGGTAGGGGAGGGGGACAGGACAGGGTCACTCAAGTTCTGCACTTCCATCTAGCCCATGATGGGCCCGTCTACAGCATGGTCTCCACTGATCGACATCTGCTCagtgctggggatggggaggtgaAGGCCTGGCTTTGGGCAGAGATCCTCAAGAAGGTAAGGAGTGTGGAGCTGGGGGATGGGCTGGGGTGCCTGGTCCCAGAGAGCCTCTGACATCATCCAGTGTTTCCCTCCATGAAGGGCTGTAAGGAGCTGTGGCGGCGTCAGCCCCCATACAGGTGAGCTAGGGCTGTGTGGGCAGAAGGTACTTGGGGGTGAAGGTACTGCCTCACCAGAGCTGACctcgctttctctctcccagGACCAGCCTAGAAGTGCCTGAGATCAATGCTTTGCTTCTCGTCCCTAAGGTCTGAGCCCTTTGTGACTGGGGCTCTACTCTGCCCTGTTCTTGGTCCAAACTTCAAagcctttcccctctccctgtcctgATTCGACGTTGACTTGCGATTCCACCCTGCCTTCTTCTGTAGGAGAATTCTCTCATCCTGGCAGGGGGAGACTGTCAGTTGCATACGATGGACCTCGAGACTGGGGCCTTCACAGTGAGCAGGCCATGGAGCTGGGGTGGTCAGGGCTGGATGGGAGTAGGGGCATTCTTCCTGGATCTTCTCTGTGACACTGGCCCTCCTTCTGCAGCGGGCCCTCCGGGGCCACACAGACTATATCCACTGCCTGGCATTGAGGGAGCGGAGCCCCGAGGTGCTGTCGGGTGGGGAGGACGGAGCTGTGCGACTTTGGGGTAAGTTAGTGTCCGGTTGGAGGGAGAGACAGTGGTGAGGGAGACTGCGGCCAGCAGGGCGCTTCTCATGGTTCTTCCCCCACAGACCTCCGGACAGCCAAGGAAGTCCAGACCATCGAGGTGTATAAGCATGAGGTGAGGGCACACTCCATGCCCtatcctcccatccccctccctgggCATCCCCTGTGTCTtcatctcctctcttcccctccttccccctagGAGTGCTCAAGACCCCACAATGGGCGTTGGATCGGATGTTTAGCAACTGACTCGGACTGGATGGTGAGCAGGGCGAGGTGCAGAATGGGGTGACTGCTCCGGGCCCTGCCAGCTGAGGGCCTGTGCTCACAGTGGCTGGGGACCCCCACCTTTCTGCCCAGGTCTGTGGAGGCGGCCCAGCACTCACCCTCTGGCACCTCCGATCCTCCACACCCACCACCATTTTCCCCATGCGGGCGCCACAGAAACACGTCACCTTCTACCAGGACCTGGTGAGGCCCTCTGTCTTGCTTGTACCACCTTTGCCCGGTTCCCCTCTCCAGTCCTGACCCTCaactcccctccctgccctccacagATTCTGTCCGCTGGCCAGGGCCGCTGTGTCAACCAGTGgcagctgagtggggagctcaaGGCCCAGGTGCCTGGCTCCTCCCCAGGGCTGCTTAGCCTCAGTCTCAACCAGCAGCCGGCAGCACCTGAGTGCAAGGTGGGTTCTGCAACGGGCTGCGGGGATCCTGGGGGCCACATGTGTGAACAGGCCAGTCACCCCCTCTTGCCTCCAGGTCCTGACAGCCGCAGGTAACAGCTGCCGGGTAGATGTCTTCACCAATCTGGGCTACCGtgccttctccctgtccttctgacCTCTGGCAACACCTCTTCCATCCCAGGGATTTggaatgcttttttatttctttttttttttaataaacaaattttcAGGCTATTTTTCCGTTCATGTTCTTCCCAAGAATGGAGACCAAGTCGGtgtaatgatttttatatattactctgATCTTGATACATAAATACCCACCCCCCATCTCTGCCCTGGAGCATGCCAGGCCCAGGGTGCTTAGAAAATATAGACCTATATAGATTCAAAACTCAGCTCTGCCTCACCTGCCCCGCCACCCACCTGGGGCCCCTGGCCCCCAAAGCTGGCCCCTGTTCCCATTGAGCCTTTGCTCAGcttccaggggtggggagggcaccaGCCCCCCATGGAAGACAATCAGGACCCTGGTGCTACATTGGCCAGAAGAGGAAAGTGAGCCAGAGGGCACAGGCGGCCCCCATCCCTCGGCCTTCAGGTCCTTCGGAAGAGATTGCTCAGGAAGCCGCCAGCGGGCCCAGGGCCCAGGCGCAGGGAGAAGCGCGGTGCAGCGCGACGCGGGGCTGATCCGGCCGCACTCAGCTCCTTCTGGCGTTGTGAGCGCAGCTGTTGGCCGATCACCACCTGCATGTCGTCCTGCGGGCCCGGCAGCCGGCGGGAGGAGCGGGTTAGCGTGCTGGCCCCGCCCCCttcccaggccccgccccgccccgcccctcaccTGCCAGGCCTCCAGCTCTTGCGTCAGCGCCACCTTCTGGCGAATAGTGCGAAGCAGCTCCCGTGAGAGCGAGTCCCGCTCCAGAGAGACGCGGCTGAGCTCCAGGGACAGTTCCAGTGCCCTGCaggcaagaggggcagagagtgggTCCGAGGGCGCTCGGGCCTCAGCGAGCAGAGGTGACGGGACGCTGCTGGACCCGGACGGGAGTGGTGCCGCTAACACCAAAAGCAAGGTTGGAGGGCTCCTGGTGGGTGTGGAGTTAACTATCACGTGTGGGGGAATCGAAGGCCCAGGGGCTGCAGTCCCACTGGGGCTGTGGTGGATGGTGGCAGAGGCTCACTTGTTCACAGCTTCATCCCGATCCGAGAGGGCGCCGCTAAGGGCCTCCTCGGGGTCCTCCTGCGTCCGCAGCTCCTTCTGCCTTTGCAGCTCCTCCCGCAGGGACTGTAACTCTGCCCGCTGCAGCGTGATCTGTGGGCAGGGGAAGGtgaagaggggcagggaggctcCTGGATCTACCAGCAGCCAGGGCTTCAGGTCGTTaggccctcccctgcctgctccACAAACACTCGGGGCAGCTGCGGCCTGTGCTGGAGATGAATCTTCGAGTCCCCAGGCTGgtgcaggatggggtgggggcagggccggTTGGATGGTATAAGCCTGCAGAAAGGATGCTGGGAGAAGCACTGGGAGGTGGGACTAAGAGGGGAGTGCggtccaggaagtcttcctggaagaggtggcataCAGACTGGCTCTTGAAGCATGACTACAAGTTTGTTGGGATGAAAACAGATCCAGGTAGAGGGGGAATTAGTGGGCAAAAACTCAGAGGTGTAGATGGACAAGAGAAACTGGCTTTGGGAGGGGCTCTACATCCAGCGCCatgctcccacccccacacctcaTCCTGCAGCCGGGCCACTTCGGCCTCCTTCTCCTCTAGTATCTCCCCTGGCCTCAGGGATGCTCGCTTCTTGGGAGGCTCCAGGCTCTCCTCTTGGGGTGAAGGCTGGTGGCTGAACAACTCTTGGATCTCAGGGGACAGAGTGTTCTGTTCGCGAAAGGAATCGGTCAGTGAGGTGTCGGACCTCctgggaaaaggaggaggggcgGAATCTGCGTGGTACGTGGGGGCTAGGGGCCGCGAGCTCACCGGGGCATCTCTGCGTCCATCTGCTTTCTGGTCTTGGTCGCCGTCGAGGCTATGAGCAAGCTCTGACTGCAGTGAGGCTACCGACACGTCGGCGTCCTGAAGGCGCGACTCCTCCTCCAGCTCCGAGACGCGCCTCTGCAGCCTTCGCAGAGCGCTCAATGCCTCGCCGGCCTCGGAGCGCGCGCGTTCCAGCTGCGGAGGGACAGACAGAAGGACAAGCGTGGGGAGTCAGCCAGGTGCGCCCGGCGCCCTCATCCCGCTACCGGCCTACAGGGGGCGCGGGCGCGCCACCCAGAGCCACGCAGTCCTGCGCGTCGGAGCACCCCAGGgatcctgctcccacccccagatCGCTGGGCGGCCTTGGGCCGCGCAGTTCCCCCCGGCAGATaccagtttccttgtctataaagcAGGGTGCGGACAGGTGCACTGGCTTTAAAGTTTCCCATCACCCTCCCTCCGGCCCCACCCCATCAAGTCACCTGGCGGAGCCCCGCCCACTTCCCCGACCGGTTGGCCAGCTCACGCGTTAATGCCGTAAATGCCTAAATGCCGTCATGCCGCGTTTATTGATCCTTTGAAGCTCGCGCTGTGCTGAGTGCCTCACCCTCACCACGGCTCTTTATCATTCCCATCCCATCTcccagacaaggaaactgaggccgggCGTCCCACAATAGTAAGAAGGGGTGTTGGGACAAGAGCCCGCGGTCTTCGACCACAAAGTGCAAGCTCCTGAGATCTCACACATCAGGCCATGCTGCCTCTTGTCGTTTGCTTTTGTCCATGTCCACTGCCCCAGACCTGGTCCAAGTTCCCGCTATCTCTGGCCTCAGCGTCCCCCCTGGCCTCCCAATTGCCAGGCTCTGATGCCTTCTAAAGGCAGACCAGGATAGACCTGGCTCTATCTCCTTCCAAGGCTCCCACTTGCCCTTGGGCTAATGCCCAAGCTCTCTTGG encodes the following:
- the THOC6 gene encoding THO complex subunit 6 homolog isoform X1, producing MERAVPHAVPLGQVASCSLSPQMEVFQALQRLHMTIFSQSVSPCGKFLAAGNNYGQIAIFSLSAALSSEAKEESKNPVVTFQAHDGPVYSMVSTDRHLLSAGDGEVKAWLWAEILKKGCKELWRRQPPYRTSLEVPEINALLLVPKENSLILAGGDCQLHTMDLETGAFTRALRGHTDYIHCLALRERSPEVLSGGEDGAVRLWDLRTAKEVQTIEVYKHEECSRPHNGRWIGCLATDSDWMVCGGGPALTLWHLRSSTPTTIFPMRAPQKHVTFYQDLILSAGQGRCVNQWQLSGELKAQVPGSSPGLLSLSLNQQPAAPECKVLTAAGNSCRVDVFTNLGYRAFSLSF
- the THOC6 gene encoding THO complex subunit 6 homolog isoform X2; this translates as MERAVPHAVPLGQMEVFQALQRLHMTIFSQSVSPCGKFLAAGNNYGQIAIFSLSAALSSEAKEESKNPVVTFQAHDGPVYSMVSTDRHLLSAGDGEVKAWLWAEILKKGCKELWRRQPPYRTSLEVPEINALLLVPKENSLILAGGDCQLHTMDLETGAFTRALRGHTDYIHCLALRERSPEVLSGGEDGAVRLWDLRTAKEVQTIEVYKHEECSRPHNGRWIGCLATDSDWMVCGGGPALTLWHLRSSTPTTIFPMRAPQKHVTFYQDLILSAGQGRCVNQWQLSGELKAQVPGSSPGLLSLSLNQQPAAPECKVLTAAGNSCRVDVFTNLGYRAFSLSF
- the BICDL2 gene encoding BICD family-like cargo adapter 2 isoform X2 yields the protein MGRGLNSARLRRQKRRLQPRVQKPKQQPERLQQENHELRRGLAARGAEWEARAVELEGDVEALRAQLGEQRSEQQDSGRERARALSELSEQNLRLSQQLAQASQTEQELQRELDGLRGQCQAQVLAGAEMRTRLESLQGENQMLQGRRQDLEAQIRGLREEVEKGQGRLQATHEELLLLRREKREHSLELERARSEAGEALSALRRLQRRVSELEEESRLQDADVSVASLQSELAHSLDGDQDQKADGRRDAPNTLSPEIQELFSHQPSPQEESLEPPKKRASLRPGEILEEKEAEVARLQDEITLQRAELQSLREELQRQKELRTQEDPEEALSGALSDRDEAVNKALELSLELSRVSLERDSLSRELLRTIRQKVALTQELEAWQDDMQVVIGQQLRSQRQKELSAAGSAPRRAAPRFSLRLGPGPAGGFLSNLFRRT